CGCGGGAGGTGCGCGAGGAGACCGGTCTGCAGATCGAGCCGGAGCGCATCCTTTACCTCTCCGAGGCGATCGCCCCGGCCGGAGGGCGGCACATCCTGAACGTGTTCGTGAAGGCGCGCCAAGTCGGCGGGGAACTGGGGGTGCCCACGGATGATGTCATCACAAGGGTCGAGTGGGTGC
The genomic region above belongs to Candidatus Sericytochromatia bacterium and contains:
- a CDS encoding NUDIX hydrolase, whose amino-acid sequence is MSRVPRIRVGVVLVDAERVLLVEHRKDDQRYWLLPGGGLELGETLLACAAREVREETGLQIEPERILYLSEAIAPAGGRHILNVFVKARQVGGELGVPTDDVITRVEWV